Proteins encoded in a region of the Anopheles aquasalis chromosome 2, idAnoAquaMG_Q_19, whole genome shotgun sequence genome:
- the LOC126573086 gene encoding NKAP family protein CG6066 codes for MGRSRSRSRSTKRKTKKRTPSRSSSSESSSGNSDSDRSSRSRSTDRNSKHQQHQQQPRRDRERQASPAPPVKRRRSASREPRREDTQAQRSGRERHSRSKRSVSPDQRRRSPWRRPDQPRSPGRERRDHYREQHREEPTSRHRREERHPRDRQEDDQRNRHRNDDDWQNGGGRDQRGENSRRRQRSRSVDEKREHSRDRSRHPNDRYREQRYREESAEQSNDYQRGQPNRWKHDMYDEQGGPHHADRSYRRSNRDTMNEDFMRSRRLQREIIGTEGVPEAWGSSPSPINTSDDEEKATSKHKKSKAKSKKKSSKSKKDKKKKKSSKKSKKSKSSQKKKKKRKSKKVAASSSSSSASSSSSESSSSSSGDEEEVWIEKSEALEKEAAKKKASRGTAGGGLSLKETARGEEGDGDGVVGPVKSSGNLNQKDFGRALLPGEGAAMAAYVTEGKRIPRRGEIGLTSDEIANFEEVGYVMSGSRHRRMEAVRIRKENQIYSADEKRALAMFSKEERQKRENKILTQFKEMISAKLSENKK; via the coding sequence ATGGGTCGTTCGAGGAGTCGGTCGCGTAGCACCAAGCGCAAAACCAAGAAACGGACCCCATCACGCTCAAGCTCATCGGAGAGCAGCTCCGGTAACAGTGACAGCgatcgaagcagcagaagccgttccaccgatcgcaactccaagcatcagcagcatcaacaacagccaAGGCGCGATAGGGAACGGCAGGCAtcgccggcaccaccggtaaAACGCAGACGTTCAGCCAGTCGAGAACCAAGGCGAGAAGATACTCAAGCACAGCGCAGCGGAAGAGAACGCCATTCGAGAAGCAAACGTTCGGTATCTCCGGATCAACGTAGGCGTTCCCCGTGGCGACGGCCAGACCAGCCGCGTAGTCCCGGACGGGAGCGACGGGACCACTACCGAGAGCAGCACAGAGAAGAACCGACATCGCGGCACCGCCGTGAAGAGCGGCACCCGCGGGATCGACAAGAGGACGACCAGCGAAACCGACatcggaacgacgacgattggcAGAATGGTGGCGGTCGGGATCAGCGCGGAGAAAACAGcaggcgacgacaacgatcgcGGAGTGTGGATGAAAAACGGGAACATTCCAGAGACCGTTCAAGACATCCAAATGACCGATACCGGGAGCAACGGTACCGGGAGGAGTCGGCTGAGCAGTCGAATGACTATCAACGCGGGCAACCGAACCGTTGGAAGCACGATATGTACGATGAGCAGGGTGGACCACATCATGCAGATAGGAGCTACCGCCGATCGAACCGGGACACGATGAATGAAGACTTTATGCGGTCCCGGCGGTTACAGCGTGAAATCATCGGTACGGAGGGCGTTCCGGAAGCATGGGGCTCTTCCCCGTCTCCCATCAACACGTCGGATGATGAGGAGAAAGCTACCTCgaagcacaaaaaatcgaaggcaaagtcgaagaaaaagtccagcaaatcgaaaaaggataaaaagaagaaaaaatcctCGAAAAAGTCCAAAAAGTCCAAGAGctcgcagaagaagaagaagaagcgaaagagtaAGAAGGtggccgcatcatcatcgtcctcctcggcctcctcctcctcatcggagtcctcttcttcctcgtccgGTGATGAGGAGGAAGTGTGGATCGAGAAATCGGAAGCCCTGGAGAAGGAGGCcgccaagaagaaggcatCCAGGGGCACTGCTGGAGGAGGGCTATCGCTTAAAGAGACGGCAAGAGGCGAAGAGGGCGACGGGGACGGTGTGGTGGGGCCGGTGAAATCCAGCGGCAATCTCAACCAGAAAGACTTTGGCCGTGCCCTGCTGCCCGGTGAAGGTGCGGCCATGGCTGCGTACGTGACGGAGGGCAAACGTATTCCGCGTCGTGGAGAGATCGGTCTGACCTCGGACGAGATCGCCAACTTCGAGGAGGTTGGCTACGTGATGAGCGGTAGTCGCCATCGCCGCATGGAGGCGGTCCGTATTC